In one Streptomyces marincola genomic region, the following are encoded:
- a CDS encoding TetR/AcrR family transcriptional regulator → MTTHSSGSGDIDRSLELMWRPEGRPARGPKPGLTLSAIVGAAVALADREGLAALSMRRVAAELGVGTMTLYRYIPGKSELLDLMLDHVVAPVTKPEGGDWRAALERIALETFELHLAHPWLLQVNQARPLLGPNGLLGFEYFLAALDGLGLTGRERVNVIMTVDAYVSGLSRHYVMLRQARAESQLTDEEFWGAQGPLIADALNSGRYPHVMSLPEDVFEGTPEEILRFGIDRVLDGVAAFLAALPADRPEERPGWCEEPARDSGSA, encoded by the coding sequence ATGACGACGCACAGCAGCGGCAGCGGCGACATCGACCGCAGCCTCGAACTGATGTGGCGTCCCGAGGGACGCCCGGCCAGGGGCCCCAAGCCGGGCCTCACCCTGTCCGCCATCGTCGGCGCCGCCGTGGCGCTGGCCGACAGGGAGGGGCTCGCGGCACTCTCGATGCGCAGGGTGGCGGCCGAGCTGGGCGTCGGCACCATGACCCTGTACCGCTACATCCCCGGCAAGAGCGAGCTGCTCGACCTCATGCTGGACCACGTCGTGGCCCCGGTCACGAAGCCGGAGGGCGGCGACTGGCGCGCCGCGCTCGAACGCATCGCCCTCGAAACCTTCGAACTGCACCTCGCCCACCCCTGGCTCCTCCAGGTCAACCAGGCGCGCCCGCTGCTCGGCCCCAACGGCCTGCTCGGCTTCGAGTACTTCCTCGCCGCGCTCGACGGCCTCGGGCTCACCGGCCGGGAGCGCGTCAACGTGATCATGACCGTGGACGCGTACGTCTCCGGCCTGTCCCGGCACTACGTCATGCTGCGCCAGGCGCGGGCCGAGTCCCAGCTGACGGACGAGGAGTTCTGGGGAGCGCAGGGGCCGCTCATAGCGGACGCGCTGAACAGCGGGCGGTACCCGCACGTCATGTCACTCCCCGAAGACGTCTTCGAGGGCACACCCGAGGAGATACTGCGCTTCGGCATCGACCGCGTGCTCGACGGCGTCGCGGCCTTCCTCGCCGCGCTCCCCGCCGACCGCCCCGAGGAGCGGCCGGGCTGGTGCGAGGAGCCCGCCCGGGACAGCGGCTCCGCCTGA
- a CDS encoding TylF/MycF/NovP-related O-methyltransferase translates to MRLNDGAFVAVKDGQLMLGHVDRPFDLWRADAGVLVLLAEIARGTPAGELPDAMAAVVGAAGESAVPAALAHLRRAHVVADGAGAALRDVNAEVAKVIGAAPDLHADTGFMRAARACEGLTLTSAAAQYALWSAVRHVIAAGVPGALVECGVWRGGSMLLAALALLRDGVRDRDLFLFDTFGWSWERTGEHDGFMEPGGTARAPERTPAEEAPAGSAAPGPMDVGVSADEVHARITAAGYPADRVHCVAGLVQDTLPARAPDRIALLRLDTDQYESTLHELRELYPRVAPGGLVIIDDYGKLAGATRAADAYLAGLDRPALLHRIDTQGRIFVKPDER, encoded by the coding sequence GTGAGGCTCAACGACGGCGCGTTCGTCGCGGTCAAGGACGGCCAGCTGATGCTGGGGCACGTCGACCGCCCGTTCGACCTCTGGCGGGCCGACGCCGGCGTGCTCGTCCTCCTCGCGGAGATCGCGCGCGGCACACCGGCCGGGGAACTGCCGGACGCGATGGCCGCCGTGGTGGGCGCGGCCGGCGAGTCGGCCGTGCCCGCCGCCCTGGCGCACCTGCGCCGCGCGCACGTCGTCGCCGACGGCGCCGGCGCGGCGCTGCGCGACGTGAACGCCGAGGTCGCGAAGGTCATCGGCGCGGCGCCCGACCTGCACGCGGACACCGGTTTCATGCGGGCGGCCCGCGCGTGCGAGGGGCTGACCCTCACGTCGGCCGCCGCCCAGTACGCCCTGTGGTCGGCGGTGCGGCACGTGATCGCCGCCGGGGTGCCCGGAGCCCTGGTCGAGTGCGGGGTGTGGCGCGGCGGCAGCATGCTGCTCGCCGCGCTCGCCCTGCTGCGGGACGGCGTGCGCGATCGCGACCTGTTCCTCTTCGACACCTTCGGCTGGAGCTGGGAGCGGACGGGCGAGCACGACGGCTTCATGGAGCCGGGGGGAACGGCGCGGGCCCCGGAGCGCACGCCCGCCGAGGAGGCGCCCGCCGGATCTGCCGCGCCGGGGCCGATGGACGTGGGCGTGTCGGCCGACGAGGTGCACGCGCGGATCACCGCCGCCGGCTACCCGGCGGACCGCGTGCACTGCGTCGCCGGCCTCGTCCAGGACACGCTTCCCGCGCGGGCTCCCGACCGCATCGCCCTGCTGCGGCTGGACACCGACCAGTACGAGTCGACCCTGCACGAACTGCGCGAACTCTACCCGCGCGTGGCCCCTGGCGGGCTCGTCATCATCGACGACTACGGCAAGCTCGCCGGCGCCACCAGGGCCGCGGACGCGTACCTGGCCGGGCTCGACCGCCCGGCCCTGCTCCACCGCATCGACACGCAAGGCCGCATCTTCGTCAAGCCCGATGAGAGGTAG
- a CDS encoding YcaO-like family protein translates to MAGPHLVTPLAAQATGPLGTTGFRHRLAPWVVTATRGAGTFVLGPRLSLARIAPGAHDRDEVPVARSIARSMGLDRAVASGWLEPVAPTAPPPPEPPDEPPDEPVTGILVHSDPATAHACTALAERLTAQGAGRWVALAAGQPPPATERPPFVVVAAHRRDAARDAVPPVRDGRVLHVGEAFEGTYITGPGRGTAPGSDTGDGFAARWAFETRLASLGLTDRPVPLLFRIREDPAAVVRAIMTAMALPPSGAVLVATGRTVRFCTPDAVGSTPLRDVPRTQAWTFGMARGFGVGPGSVPGSYIATCRTPAGGQDHLEGNSGKGPTEEAATTGAVGEALERYAAYEANWSLPPSRGPARRIDLADLHPYGDAWERRVAAGAAAGPPVAFVDGAGLADGAAVAVPRALVAFPYVGADRPTDGTTTGLAAGPDLAAASLRGLREVLERHSLYGSFAHLRPGYRLDPAASLDRLGLTGAFKGEVWAVHWPHEGYVLPDVHAFHHDPEEGLLVRASGSGLTFDEAMDSALAELCQVHFEGVRARRAGAPAGPAHAAWARRPVVGRARRYLDALPAAAAPPVPYTDPRAQFDHLVSRLADRGTGPVVVRLPLRGPDWTVVRVLVPGATTATAPSDSRGGRRLADAPWTHGIPT, encoded by the coding sequence ATGGCCGGCCCGCACCTGGTGACCCCACTCGCCGCACAGGCGACTGGGCCGCTCGGTACCACGGGCTTCCGGCACCGTCTCGCCCCTTGGGTGGTCACGGCCACCCGAGGGGCGGGCACGTTCGTGCTGGGCCCGCGGCTCTCCCTCGCCCGGATCGCGCCCGGGGCCCACGACCGGGACGAGGTCCCGGTGGCACGGTCGATCGCCCGGTCGATGGGGCTCGACCGGGCCGTGGCCTCCGGGTGGCTCGAACCCGTGGCCCCCACCGCCCCGCCCCCGCCCGAGCCGCCGGATGAACCGCCGGACGAGCCGGTGACGGGCATCCTCGTCCATTCGGACCCCGCGACGGCCCACGCCTGCACCGCCCTCGCCGAACGGCTGACCGCGCAGGGCGCGGGCCGGTGGGTCGCCCTCGCCGCCGGGCAGCCACCGCCCGCGACGGAACGCCCTCCCTTCGTCGTGGTGGCCGCCCACCGCCGCGACGCCGCACGGGACGCCGTGCCGCCGGTGCGGGATGGGCGCGTGCTGCACGTCGGCGAAGCGTTCGAAGGCACCTACATCACCGGCCCCGGGCGCGGCACGGCTCCCGGCTCCGACACCGGGGACGGCTTCGCCGCGCGCTGGGCGTTCGAGACCCGCCTCGCGTCGCTCGGCCTCACCGACCGCCCCGTGCCGCTCCTGTTCCGCATCCGCGAGGACCCGGCCGCCGTGGTCCGCGCGATCATGACCGCCATGGCCCTGCCGCCGAGCGGCGCCGTCCTCGTCGCGACCGGGCGCACCGTGCGCTTCTGCACGCCGGACGCGGTCGGTTCGACCCCCCTGCGCGACGTGCCGCGCACGCAGGCGTGGACGTTCGGAATGGCCCGCGGGTTCGGCGTCGGGCCCGGCTCGGTCCCCGGCAGCTACATCGCCACCTGCCGCACCCCCGCCGGCGGCCAGGACCACCTGGAGGGCAACAGCGGCAAGGGCCCGACGGAAGAGGCCGCGACCACGGGCGCCGTCGGCGAAGCGCTGGAGCGGTACGCGGCCTACGAGGCCAACTGGAGCCTGCCGCCGAGTCGCGGCCCCGCGCGCCGGATCGACCTCGCGGACCTGCACCCGTACGGCGACGCGTGGGAGCGGCGCGTCGCGGCCGGCGCCGCGGCCGGCCCGCCCGTGGCCTTCGTCGACGGCGCCGGCCTCGCCGACGGCGCCGCCGTCGCGGTACCCAGGGCCCTCGTCGCCTTCCCCTACGTGGGGGCGGACCGCCCGACGGACGGGACCACCACCGGCCTGGCGGCCGGCCCCGACCTCGCCGCCGCGTCGCTGCGCGGCCTGCGCGAGGTCCTGGAACGGCACAGCCTGTACGGGTCGTTCGCGCACCTGCGTCCGGGGTACCGGCTCGACCCGGCCGCCTCGCTCGACCGCCTGGGCCTGACCGGCGCGTTCAAGGGAGAGGTGTGGGCCGTCCACTGGCCGCACGAGGGCTACGTCCTGCCGGACGTCCACGCGTTCCACCACGACCCAGAAGAGGGCCTGCTGGTGCGGGCGAGCGGTTCGGGACTCACCTTCGACGAGGCGATGGACAGCGCCCTCGCGGAGCTGTGCCAGGTGCACTTCGAGGGAGTGCGGGCGCGCCGCGCGGGTGCGCCGGCCGGCCCGGCGCACGCGGCGTGGGCGCGAAGGCCCGTCGTGGGCCGGGCCCGCCGCTACCTGGACGCCCTGCCCGCCGCCGCCGCGCCACCGGTGCCGTACACGGACCCGCGCGCGCAGTTCGACCACCTCGTGAGCCGCCTCGCCGACCGCGGCACCGGCCCGGTCGTGGTCCGGCTCCCCCTGCGCGGGCCGGACTGGACCGTGGTCCGCGTGCTGGTCCCGGGGGCGACGACGGCGACAGCTCCCTCCGACAGCCGCGGCGGACGTCGCCTGGCCGACGCCCCATGGACCCATGGCATACCGACCTGA